One genomic segment of Photobacterium sp. DA100 includes these proteins:
- the amrA gene encoding AmmeMemoRadiSam system protein A, translated as MSAISFQNLNKGELTQLLDVARDAIRGHFSDDLPQPPQLDLYSKKLLQPGACFVTLTVNGQLQGCLGTTVAHSPLVMEVHNKARASAYQDRRFMPLVEEQLDDLMVEVSVLSQPEDLAVDSEQALVDYLDNNKVGVILSDNHRQALFLPQVWEQLPNPKDFIRQLKLKAGWNSVYWSPSMKVQVFKVNSISGKYYY; from the coding sequence ATGTCAGCTATCTCGTTTCAGAACCTCAATAAAGGTGAGCTAACCCAACTTTTGGATGTGGCTCGTGATGCCATTCGTGGCCACTTCTCTGATGATCTTCCCCAGCCTCCACAGCTTGATTTATATAGCAAGAAACTACTTCAGCCCGGAGCCTGCTTTGTTACCCTTACCGTAAATGGTCAGCTTCAAGGGTGCCTGGGCACCACTGTCGCACACTCTCCACTGGTAATGGAAGTACACAACAAAGCCCGAGCAAGTGCCTATCAAGACCGCCGATTTATGCCGCTGGTCGAAGAACAACTTGATGACTTGATGGTGGAAGTCTCGGTTCTTTCCCAACCAGAAGATCTCGCTGTCGACTCTGAGCAAGCACTCGTTGACTATCTGGACAATAACAAAGTCGGCGTTATCCTGTCGGATAATCATCGCCAAGCTTTGTTCTTGCCACAAGTTTGGGAGCAACTGCCAAATCCCAAAGACTTCATCCGCCAACTGAAATTAAAAGCCGGCTGGAACAGCGTTTACTGGTCTCCATCGATGAAAGTGCAGGTGTTCAAAGTCAATAGTATCAGTGGTAAGTATTACTACTAG
- a CDS encoding alpha-ketoglutarate-dependent dioxygenase AlkB, with amino-acid sequence MNAISRLRDHGGVWQTLPQGRVYWQPHFLERSVAEQCFEQLNQELDWQQQKIRMFGREVLQPRLQAWCGDAVYTYSGLTMQPDPWSPTLQAIRQQLMSLLDVKFNSVLANQYRNGHDYMGWHQDNEPELGAEPVIASVSLGASRRFVLRHRQTKEKREYLLTSGSLLVMAGELQRFWQHTVPKTRRPTAARINLTFREIMS; translated from the coding sequence ATGAACGCCATTAGCCGGCTTCGTGACCATGGCGGCGTCTGGCAGACCTTGCCTCAGGGCAGGGTGTATTGGCAACCGCACTTTCTAGAGCGCAGCGTGGCTGAGCAATGCTTTGAACAACTCAACCAGGAGCTGGATTGGCAGCAGCAGAAAATCAGGATGTTTGGCCGGGAAGTGCTGCAACCGCGGTTGCAGGCTTGGTGCGGTGATGCGGTATATACCTATTCGGGCCTGACCATGCAGCCTGATCCCTGGAGTCCGACCTTGCAGGCTATCCGCCAGCAACTAATGTCGCTGCTGGATGTTAAATTCAATTCGGTATTGGCGAACCAGTACCGCAATGGCCACGATTATATGGGCTGGCATCAGGATAATGAGCCAGAACTGGGGGCGGAGCCTGTCATCGCCTCCGTCAGCCTTGGTGCCTCCAGGCGTTTTGTCTTGCGCCACCGGCAAACCAAGGAAAAAAGAGAGTACCTGCTTACCAGTGGTTCGCTGCTGGTGATGGCGGGAGAGTTGCAGCGTTTTTGGCAGCACACGGTACCGAAAACACGGCGGCCGACGGCTGCGCGCATTAACCTAACCTTTCGGGAGATCATGAGCTAA
- the mobB gene encoding molybdopterin-guanine dinucleotide biosynthesis protein B, whose protein sequence is MTPVIGFAGYSGSGKTTLLEHLIPLLKARGLRIGLVKHSHHNIDPDKPGKDSYRLRHAGCNQTLLATKERHMLYFEYPEPERAEPQLEQCLSQLDHSQLDVILVEGFRDQPIVKIEVHRPSYGKPLLHPHDHNIIAFASDEPAPEGCTLPYLDLNTPQSVADFIMKRLRDN, encoded by the coding sequence ATGACGCCTGTTATCGGCTTTGCCGGCTATAGTGGCTCGGGCAAAACGACCCTCCTCGAACACCTCATTCCCCTACTGAAAGCGCGGGGACTACGTATAGGTTTAGTCAAACATAGCCACCACAATATCGACCCAGACAAACCCGGCAAAGACAGCTACCGACTACGCCACGCCGGTTGCAACCAGACATTACTTGCAACCAAGGAAAGGCACATGCTCTATTTTGAATACCCAGAGCCTGAGCGGGCAGAGCCGCAACTTGAGCAATGCCTTTCACAACTGGATCACAGCCAGCTGGATGTGATTTTGGTTGAGGGGTTTCGCGACCAGCCGATCGTCAAAATTGAAGTGCATCGCCCGAGCTATGGCAAGCCACTTTTGCACCCACACGACCACAACATTATTGCCTTTGCCAGCGATGAGCCGGCCCCTGAAGGATGCACACTGCCTTATTTGGATTTAAACACCCCTCAGAGCGTCGCTGATTTCATAATGAAGCGGTTACGGGACAATTAA
- a CDS encoding DUF3541 domain-containing protein — protein MGWGSSRLHRAAAFTLIAGAMATSPVIWADVHSLAEHGPTARADGSNAVSNDGQVSYQQDAERIRQTYESQLFTLPAFKMGHYGLRMYRQTQDPKYQAAIWSDMARVASRLNYFATEVHTPEQITAYSVKRLARYDHKQDVRSDLRYEATKDKPEYFYLGVDLLGSMARANEYGLKHREDVKLREVIRRYDFKQYATDPEMIRAWAAQLANQVYWLRQLGEQDVIDDFIAAFKETYPDSQDNKLSDQQFMNKVYGLTHIVFAATEYYQHPIKESDYQWIYDYYRANIDTILERSKEDVIAEVGINFLLAGLEDDPVVEKTRRTIQRALNRQAGIVPAVNGSTDLLDGEHRNVLAIMLLDWQGTHAVPTIQKQPEIFTGKPYGLITK, from the coding sequence ATGGGATGGGGTAGCAGTAGATTACACAGGGCAGCCGCCTTTACGCTGATAGCTGGGGCGATGGCCACATCGCCAGTGATATGGGCTGATGTTCACTCCCTGGCCGAGCATGGGCCGACTGCTCGTGCTGACGGCTCCAATGCCGTTTCCAACGACGGGCAAGTGAGCTACCAGCAAGATGCGGAGCGAATTCGCCAAACCTACGAAAGCCAGCTCTTTACCCTTCCTGCCTTTAAAATGGGCCATTATGGCCTGCGGATGTATCGCCAGACGCAAGATCCCAAATACCAAGCTGCGATATGGTCTGACATGGCGCGTGTGGCCAGTCGGTTGAATTACTTCGCTACCGAAGTGCACACCCCTGAACAAATTACCGCCTATTCAGTTAAACGCCTCGCTCGCTATGATCACAAACAAGATGTTCGCAGCGACTTGCGATACGAAGCGACAAAAGACAAACCGGAATATTTTTACCTCGGGGTTGATCTGTTGGGTTCGATGGCCAGAGCCAATGAATATGGTCTTAAGCATCGTGAAGATGTAAAGCTGCGCGAAGTGATCCGCCGCTATGACTTCAAACAGTATGCGACGGATCCTGAAATGATAAGGGCGTGGGCTGCTCAATTGGCTAACCAGGTGTATTGGCTGCGCCAGTTAGGGGAGCAGGATGTGATTGATGACTTTATTGCAGCCTTCAAAGAAACCTACCCCGACAGCCAAGATAACAAGCTTAGTGATCAACAGTTCATGAATAAGGTTTACGGCCTAACTCATATCGTTTTTGCCGCAACAGAGTATTATCAGCATCCGATAAAAGAGTCTGACTATCAATGGATCTATGATTATTACCGAGCCAATATCGATACCATCCTTGAACGTTCGAAAGAGGATGTGATCGCCGAGGTTGGGATCAATTTCCTGTTGGCCGGGTTGGAAGACGACCCCGTGGTTGAAAAGACCCGCAGGACAATACAGCGTGCTTTGAACCGCCAAGCGGGTATAGTCCCGGCGGTAAACGGTAGTACGGATTTACTCGATGGCGAACACCGTAATGTGCTCGCGATAATGCTACTGGATTGGCAAGGAACCCATGCTGTCCCAACGATTCAGAAACAGCCGGAGATCTTCACCGGCAAACCCTATGGCTTGATTACCAAGTAA
- the amrS gene encoding AmmeMemoRadiSam system radical SAM enzyme, translating into MPQPPEFYPTKYWHRLDDGRVVCDLCPRQCRLREGKRGACFVRQAHEGKIVLTSYGRSSGFCIDPIEKKPLNHFYPGSSVLSFGTAGCNLGCKFCQNWNISKSRQIDTLCSTAMPDQLALAAQRYGCDSIAFTYNDPVIFMEYAVDAAQACRELGIHSVAVSAGYICEKPRVEFYRYMDAANIDLKAFTERFYHKICSGHLAPVLDTLLYLRHETDVWFEITTLLIPDENDSPQEIEALTCWVHDNLGPDVPVHFSAFHPDFKMMDKQPTPPETVKKAREIAIANGLHYAYVGNIFDVEGDSTYCPGCGQNVLTRNWYQLGDSHLTDQGECTYCGYQLAGRFKLIQKSFGRRRIPVQIASE; encoded by the coding sequence ATGCCTCAACCTCCTGAATTCTATCCAACAAAATACTGGCATCGGCTTGATGACGGTAGGGTGGTGTGCGACCTTTGCCCCCGGCAGTGTCGGTTGCGAGAGGGGAAGCGAGGGGCGTGCTTTGTCAGGCAAGCCCATGAAGGCAAAATCGTGCTGACCAGTTACGGTCGCTCCAGCGGGTTTTGTATCGATCCGATTGAGAAAAAACCGCTCAATCACTTTTACCCGGGGAGTTCGGTGCTGTCATTCGGTACTGCCGGGTGTAACCTTGGCTGTAAGTTCTGCCAGAACTGGAATATCAGCAAGTCCCGCCAGATAGATACCTTGTGTTCCACAGCCATGCCTGATCAACTGGCTTTGGCTGCTCAGCGGTATGGGTGTGACAGTATTGCCTTTACCTATAACGACCCGGTGATCTTCATGGAGTATGCGGTTGATGCCGCACAGGCCTGCCGAGAGCTGGGGATACACAGTGTTGCTGTCAGTGCCGGTTATATCTGCGAAAAGCCACGAGTTGAGTTTTACCGCTACATGGATGCGGCGAATATTGACCTGAAGGCCTTTACGGAGCGCTTTTACCATAAAATATGCAGCGGCCATCTCGCTCCTGTACTCGACACCTTGCTCTACTTGCGCCACGAAACCGATGTGTGGTTTGAAATTACCACCTTGTTGATCCCCGACGAAAACGACAGTCCACAGGAGATAGAGGCGCTGACCTGCTGGGTACATGACAACCTCGGCCCTGATGTACCGGTACACTTCAGTGCGTTTCATCCAGACTTCAAAATGATGGACAAACAGCCTACTCCTCCCGAGACGGTGAAAAAAGCGCGCGAGATAGCAATAGCCAACGGTTTACACTATGCCTATGTAGGGAATATTTTTGATGTCGAAGGAGACAGTACCTATTGCCCGGGCTGTGGCCAGAATGTCCTGACCAGAAACTGGTATCAACTCGGAGACAGCCACCTCACCGATCAGGGAGAGTGTACGTATTGTGGCTATCAACTCGCCGGACGTTTTAAGCTGATCCAGAAAAGCTTTGGCCGGCGCCGCATTCCTGTGCAAATTGCCAGCGAGTGA
- a CDS encoding endonuclease/exonuclease/phosphatase family protein encodes MHTSSFCRSSASNLPSIIRAAVFNVSMSAAASGEILRQLEQPDHERFSKLAAIIQHVNPDVLMLCEFDHPGLGGDDGAVARFCQHYLALSQHGQPAVSYPYRYCPPSNTGLAMANDLDGDGKITLPNDAQGFGEHHGHFSFVILSRYPLLDEEIKSWQTLRWQDLPGHQMPEDYYSAAACAELRLSSKNHVLVPVNVGGEILHLLCCHPTPPVFDGHERRNARRNHDELALVTAIIEDAEHLVDDKGGTGGLPCGSRFVVLGDLNADMADGDGMKRAIRDLLLHPKIHRSASSGRMTPKSLGGRFLRPWQPRRGRPSEWTHISGLRLDYALPSANLDVLQSGVFWPDKKDPLRHLITDARGRERPQAGSDHRLVWVDIALK; translated from the coding sequence TTGCACACCTCATCATTTTGTCGCTCTTCGGCCAGCAATTTACCCTCCATTATTCGTGCTGCGGTATTTAATGTTTCCATGTCAGCCGCCGCGTCGGGTGAAATTCTCAGACAGCTTGAGCAACCAGATCATGAGCGCTTTTCAAAACTAGCGGCCATTATCCAGCACGTCAACCCGGATGTATTGATGCTTTGTGAATTCGACCATCCAGGCCTTGGCGGTGACGACGGAGCAGTGGCGCGATTTTGCCAACATTACCTGGCATTGTCCCAGCATGGGCAGCCTGCGGTGTCCTATCCCTATCGCTACTGCCCCCCATCAAATACCGGACTGGCGATGGCCAATGATCTCGATGGGGACGGGAAGATCACCTTGCCTAATGATGCCCAAGGGTTTGGTGAACACCATGGTCATTTCAGCTTTGTGATTTTGTCGCGCTATCCCCTGCTCGATGAGGAGATAAAAAGCTGGCAAACCTTGCGGTGGCAGGACTTGCCGGGCCATCAAATGCCCGAAGACTACTACTCAGCCGCCGCCTGTGCCGAGTTGCGCCTATCATCCAAAAACCATGTACTGGTCCCGGTCAATGTCGGTGGCGAGATCCTTCACCTGCTGTGCTGCCATCCAACGCCGCCGGTGTTTGACGGCCACGAAAGACGCAATGCCCGCCGCAACCATGATGAGCTGGCCCTGGTAACCGCGATTATCGAAGACGCCGAGCATTTGGTAGATGACAAGGGGGGGACTGGAGGGCTGCCCTGTGGCAGCCGTTTTGTGGTGCTGGGTGATTTGAATGCCGATATGGCCGATGGTGACGGTATGAAGCGGGCTATCCGCGATCTGTTGTTGCACCCCAAGATCCACCGTAGCGCTTCCTCCGGGCGGATGACACCGAAAAGCCTGGGTGGGCGCTTTCTCCGCCCTTGGCAACCACGTCGCGGGCGGCCAAGTGAATGGACCCATATCTCCGGGCTTCGCCTTGATTATGCCTTGCCGTCGGCCAACCTGGATGTATTGCAGTCCGGGGTGTTCTGGCCCGACAAGAAAGATCCGCTGCGGCATCTAATTACCGATGCTCGCGGTCGCGAGCGTCCGCAGGCGGGCTCCGATCACCGCCTGGTTTGGGTAGATATTGCTCTGAAATAA
- a CDS encoding NAD(P)H-dependent oxidoreductase, with protein MRKVLVINANPKQTSLCQSLADRYAKVASEKHQIQQINIADMSFEMDLQQGYDTESPLEDDLKAFQQKVMWAEHIVIISPVWWGTVPAKFKGAIDRAFLPGFAFKYQEGKAIPQKLLSGRTSELIVTLDTPPFWYKYVNGNPIYKQLKHAILSFTGIKNQRSTYLGPVLNASDKRRQLWFDVVSKRAAQL; from the coding sequence ATGAGAAAAGTCTTGGTGATCAATGCGAATCCAAAGCAAACAAGCCTATGTCAGTCTTTGGCTGATCGCTATGCGAAGGTTGCTAGTGAGAAGCATCAGATCCAACAAATCAATATTGCTGATATGTCGTTTGAGATGGACCTTCAGCAAGGTTATGACACCGAGTCTCCGCTGGAAGACGATTTGAAAGCCTTTCAGCAGAAAGTCATGTGGGCAGAGCATATTGTCATCATCAGCCCCGTTTGGTGGGGGACGGTGCCCGCCAAGTTTAAAGGCGCTATTGATAGAGCGTTTCTTCCCGGTTTTGCGTTCAAGTACCAAGAAGGCAAGGCTATACCACAAAAGCTTTTGAGCGGACGGACATCAGAACTGATCGTCACGCTCGACACGCCCCCCTTTTGGTACAAGTACGTTAATGGCAACCCGATCTATAAACAGCTTAAGCATGCTATTTTGAGTTTTACTGGAATAAAAAACCAGCGTTCGACCTATTTGGGGCCGGTGCTGAATGCCAGCGATAAACGCCGTCAGTTATGGTTTGATGTGGTTTCCAAGCGGGCAGCGCAGCTTTAA
- the amrB gene encoding AmmeMemoRadiSam system protein B: MNTRPPAVAGQFYSRSAATLKTQMDKWLKVCQHATPIRAIIVPHAGYMFSGSVAAEAYRYLLPEAERIRRVILIGPSHRYYFQGCAIPAADYFETPLGQVKIDTQLVEKLKEIEDIEVSDQVHALEHCLEVQLPFLQSCLHDFTLLPLLTSNVSPTKVAKLIDTLWQGDDCLLVVSSDLSHFHSYAEAQRIDSQTCKMIDNYEPTLAPEQACGSTGINTLLLLAKQRGYTLTRKTLINSGDTDAGDKERVVGYVSYLVSEPQ, translated from the coding sequence ATGAACACACGTCCACCAGCCGTTGCAGGCCAGTTCTATTCCCGCTCTGCGGCTACCCTGAAAACACAAATGGATAAATGGCTTAAGGTTTGCCAACATGCAACCCCGATCCGAGCCATTATAGTGCCCCACGCCGGGTATATGTTTTCGGGCAGCGTCGCCGCAGAAGCCTACCGTTACCTGCTACCAGAAGCCGAACGTATCCGCCGGGTGATCCTTATTGGCCCCAGCCATCGCTACTATTTCCAAGGCTGCGCCATACCCGCGGCGGATTATTTTGAAACACCGTTAGGTCAAGTCAAAATCGACACACAATTGGTTGAAAAACTGAAGGAAATAGAAGATATTGAAGTATCGGATCAGGTTCATGCCCTAGAGCACTGCCTCGAAGTGCAATTGCCTTTCCTGCAGTCATGTTTACATGACTTCACCCTGTTACCGCTCTTAACCAGTAATGTAAGCCCAACGAAAGTCGCCAAGCTCATTGATACCCTTTGGCAAGGTGACGATTGTCTACTCGTTGTCAGTAGTGATTTGAGTCACTTCCACTCCTATGCGGAAGCCCAGCGTATTGACAGCCAGACCTGCAAGATGATTGACAACTACGAGCCAACTCTCGCTCCTGAGCAAGCTTGTGGTTCAACAGGCATTAATACATTGCTATTGCTAGCCAAACAAAGGGGATACACACTTACTCGTAAAACACTAATAAACTCTGGCGACACTGACGCCGGAGATAAGGAGAGAGTCGTAGGATATGTCAGCTATCTCGTTTCAGAACCTCAATAA
- a CDS encoding glutaredoxin domain-containing protein, with product MSDMTMEQLAGYQNLVITQPNCPYCVKAKAILDERGTEYTTLVLGTDLAKTTMVDFIEQQTGNQVRTVPQIILDGQYIGGHNDLVAFLERQVENDAFGDFEL from the coding sequence ATGTCTGATATGACGATGGAGCAACTTGCTGGCTACCAGAACTTGGTGATCACCCAGCCAAACTGCCCATATTGTGTAAAAGCAAAGGCTATTTTGGACGAGCGTGGTACTGAGTACACTACCTTGGTCTTGGGGACTGATCTTGCCAAAACAACTATGGTTGATTTTATCGAGCAGCAAACAGGTAATCAGGTACGCACGGTTCCGCAAATCATTCTGGATGGCCAATATATCGGTGGCCACAATGACTTGGTTGCTTTCCTCGAGCGTCAGGTAGAAAACGATGCGTTTGGTGATTTTGAGCTGTAA
- a CDS encoding alkene reductase: MSKLFEHTQLKHLALQNHVVMAPMTRARTSQPGNIPNPMMATYYQQRASAGLIISEATQISDDAQGYSFTPGVYTDEQVAGWKPVTRAVKAQGAAMFCQLWHVGRVSHPTFHNGELPIAPSALAPVDTKVWIADEQGKGNMVDCAEPRAMTQADIDRVIQDFAYSAKRAIEAGFDGVEIHGGNGYLIDQFLRTNSNHRSDNYGGSRENRLRFLLEVVEAVCTEIGADKVGVRLAPFITFKDMNCPDIVPTILEASKQLQARDIAYLHLSEADWDDAPVIPESFRIELRERFTNTIIVAGSYTQARAEAVLDKGYADLVAFGRPFVANPDLVSRLKNHQPLSNLDGATLFGGDHHGYTDYAACEIS; the protein is encoded by the coding sequence ATGAGCAAGCTATTCGAACACACTCAGCTAAAACACCTTGCCCTGCAAAACCATGTGGTCATGGCGCCAATGACACGCGCGCGCACCAGTCAGCCGGGTAATATTCCTAACCCAATGATGGCGACTTACTATCAACAACGTGCAAGTGCAGGATTGATCATCTCAGAGGCCACGCAAATATCTGATGACGCACAAGGCTACTCTTTCACGCCGGGCGTCTACACCGATGAGCAAGTAGCCGGTTGGAAACCCGTTACCCGAGCCGTTAAGGCACAAGGGGCGGCAATGTTTTGCCAACTATGGCATGTGGGGCGTGTCTCCCATCCGACATTCCACAACGGCGAGCTGCCGATAGCCCCCTCAGCATTAGCCCCAGTCGATACAAAAGTTTGGATCGCCGATGAGCAAGGCAAGGGCAACATGGTTGACTGCGCTGAGCCTCGAGCCATGACTCAAGCCGATATCGATAGAGTGATCCAGGACTTCGCCTACTCGGCCAAACGAGCCATCGAAGCTGGCTTTGATGGGGTTGAAATTCATGGTGGCAACGGATATCTCATCGACCAGTTCCTGCGCACCAACTCCAACCACCGCAGCGACAACTATGGTGGCAGCCGCGAAAACCGACTTCGCTTTTTACTGGAAGTTGTTGAGGCGGTATGTACAGAGATAGGTGCAGACAAAGTTGGCGTCCGACTCGCACCTTTCATTACCTTCAAGGATATGAATTGCCCCGATATTGTGCCAACCATCCTTGAGGCATCAAAGCAACTTCAAGCTCGTGATATTGCATACCTGCACTTATCAGAAGCCGACTGGGATGATGCACCGGTGATCCCGGAAAGCTTCCGTATTGAACTGCGCGAACGCTTCACCAATACCATTATTGTTGCGGGCAGTTACACGCAGGCGCGTGCCGAGGCGGTGCTGGATAAGGGCTATGCCGATCTTGTCGCATTTGGCCGGCCGTTTGTCGCCAACCCAGACTTGGTATCACGCCTGAAAAACCACCAGCCGCTGTCAAACCTCGATGGCGCCACGCTATTTGGCGGCGATCACCATGGCTACACTGATTATGCGGCGTGCGAGATAAGCTAG
- a CDS encoding helix-turn-helix domain-containing protein, with protein MKLAKRKHIMERDLDNSSLVNQGVNFLEQGTLAVCIQTPNLKTANCILIGQGGWFGNYIDQASTLSSFVFIELEPCRVINFSNDRLREVSLTHSEVYKWFYSLTFESRDKWLQSQLINSESMAVRVIYLLLEILVHLERRGAHNEIVISQQQLSDMTGIARQRVNEVMKQLERAQLVQLHRGKINIVDLQQLSEQLDGVDLSIRDPRRFL; from the coding sequence ATGAAATTAGCCAAACGAAAGCACATTATGGAAAGAGATCTGGACAACTCTAGCCTTGTAAACCAAGGGGTTAACTTTCTAGAACAGGGGACGCTGGCTGTTTGTATTCAAACCCCCAACTTAAAAACAGCAAACTGCATTCTTATCGGTCAAGGTGGGTGGTTTGGTAATTATATTGACCAAGCCTCAACACTGTCGTCATTCGTATTTATTGAGCTGGAGCCTTGCCGCGTTATTAATTTCAGTAATGACAGGTTAAGGGAGGTGAGTTTAACGCATTCTGAAGTGTATAAATGGTTCTATTCGCTTACGTTTGAATCTCGGGATAAGTGGCTGCAGAGTCAGTTAATTAACAGTGAGAGTATGGCGGTGCGGGTGATATATCTGTTGCTAGAGATCCTTGTCCACTTGGAGCGGCGAGGGGCACACAATGAAATTGTCATCTCACAGCAGCAACTGAGTGACATGACCGGCATTGCCAGACAACGCGTGAATGAGGTGATGAAGCAACTTGAACGAGCGCAACTTGTTCAGCTTCACCGCGGCAAGATTAACATCGTAGATCTCCAGCAACTGTCAGAGCAGTTGGATGGGGTTGATCTCAGTATCAGAGATCCTCGTAGGTTTCTCTGA
- the prpC gene encoding 2-methylcitrate synthase: protein MPDSLKPLGGEGLRGQTAGSTALCTVGKTGTGLTYRGFDISDLAKHAEFEEVAYLLLKGKLPTRAELAAYKTKLVSYRGLPLALKLVLEQIPADTHPMDVMRTGCSMLGNLEQEHGFTEEYDKADRLLALLPAIICYWYRYSHHGVKIETYCDQDSIAGYFLKMLTGETPSDLHKQVMHCSLILYAEHEFNASTFAARVCASTLSDIHSCVCAAIGTLRGPLHGGANEAAMDMIEQWQTPDEAESGIMAMLEKKEKIMGFGHAIYRESDPRNALIKAWSEQLAKDANDPVLYDISVRVEAVMKREKNLFCNADFFHASAYHFMGIPTKLFTPIFVMSRVTGWAAHVFEQRDHNRIIRPSADYIGPEHQEWIPIDERH, encoded by the coding sequence ATGCCTGACTCACTCAAGCCGCTGGGCGGCGAAGGCTTGCGCGGCCAAACGGCCGGTAGCACGGCACTCTGTACGGTTGGCAAGACCGGCACAGGCTTAACTTACCGAGGTTTCGATATCTCTGACTTGGCCAAGCATGCTGAGTTCGAAGAGGTTGCCTACCTGCTTTTGAAAGGAAAATTGCCAACCCGCGCTGAGCTTGCCGCTTACAAAACCAAGCTGGTTTCGTACCGTGGTTTGCCGCTGGCGTTGAAGTTGGTGTTGGAGCAAATTCCTGCTGACACCCATCCGATGGATGTAATGCGCACGGGGTGCTCCATGCTGGGAAACCTCGAGCAGGAGCACGGCTTTACCGAGGAGTACGATAAAGCCGATAGATTGCTTGCGTTGTTGCCAGCTATTATCTGCTACTGGTATCGCTACAGTCACCACGGGGTGAAGATAGAAACCTATTGCGATCAAGACAGTATTGCTGGCTACTTCTTGAAAATGCTCACGGGCGAGACGCCGTCAGACTTGCATAAGCAGGTAATGCATTGTTCATTGATTCTGTATGCCGAGCATGAATTCAATGCCTCGACGTTTGCTGCCCGGGTCTGTGCCTCGACCCTGTCTGATATCCACTCGTGTGTCTGTGCGGCGATCGGTACCTTGAGAGGGCCTTTGCATGGCGGCGCCAATGAGGCTGCTATGGATATGATTGAGCAATGGCAGACACCAGATGAAGCGGAATCAGGCATCATGGCAATGCTGGAGAAAAAAGAGAAGATCATGGGGTTTGGCCATGCCATTTATCGCGAGTCCGACCCTCGCAATGCGCTGATCAAAGCATGGTCAGAACAGTTGGCTAAAGATGCCAATGATCCTGTTCTTTATGATATTTCGGTCAGGGTCGAAGCGGTGATGAAGCGAGAGAAGAATTTGTTCTGTAACGCCGATTTTTTCCATGCGTCGGCGTATCACTTCATGGGAATACCAACCAAATTGTTCACGCCTATTTTTGTTATGAGCAGGGTGACTGGGTGGGCAGCCCACGTGTTCGAACAGCGGGATCATAACCGTATTATCCGTCCGAGTGCTGACTATATCGGCCCAGAGCACCAAGAATGGATACCGATAGATGAACGCCATTAG
- a CDS encoding tetratricopeptide repeat protein, which yields MLNYQGLFFLLLLIMACALIIGHSYRYNRKATPASLMIVALLAVLSVTSYAFLGHEPQNTIRRAESPQPVPEEMLMSASELNQKQIKEIQDKLREDTQNGELWYALGNAYMYSSEFENAGTAFLYALRLAPEPQSNIYSAMATASYYQEKQHFTPQSQAWLEQALALDKNNISALMLLASDYFLNARYQKAIDTWQQVLDTERTDLDRVEIINAINRAKSFIAP from the coding sequence ATGCTGAATTACCAAGGATTGTTTTTCCTACTGTTGCTAATCATGGCTTGTGCATTGATTATTGGTCATTCGTATCGATACAACCGTAAGGCGACGCCGGCATCGCTGATGATTGTTGCGCTACTGGCGGTGCTCTCCGTAACCAGCTATGCCTTCTTGGGCCATGAACCCCAAAATACCATACGGCGTGCAGAATCCCCTCAACCAGTGCCTGAAGAAATGCTGATGAGTGCTTCTGAGTTGAATCAGAAGCAAATCAAAGAAATACAGGATAAGCTGCGTGAAGACACGCAAAATGGCGAGCTTTGGTATGCGTTGGGTAACGCCTATATGTATAGCAGCGAGTTTGAGAATGCCGGGACTGCATTTCTGTATGCGTTAAGGCTTGCGCCTGAACCGCAGTCGAATATCTACTCGGCAATGGCAACAGCAAGCTATTATCAGGAAAAGCAGCACTTCACGCCGCAAAGTCAGGCTTGGCTGGAACAGGCCTTGGCGTTGGATAAAAATAATATTTCAGCCCTGATGTTGCTGGCCTCTGACTATTTCCTCAATGCCCGCTACCAGAAAGCCATCGATACCTGGCAGCAAGTGCTCGATACCGAGCGGACGGATCTGGACCGGGTTGAGATTATCAATGCAATCAACCGGGCGAAGAGTTTTATCGCGCCGTAA